A region of the Vanrija pseudolonga chromosome 2, complete sequence genome:
CCTTGACagacaaggagaaggagacgAAGGAAGCGGAGATtgccgctgccaaggctgCACAAGAGAaggaggctgccgccgccaaggccaaaGAGGATGCTATCAAGACTGGCAATGCAGCGGAGTGTGGCTGTTGCTTTGACATGGAGCCTTTGGTGAGCCGCGCAAGGGGGTGAGAGCTGACGGCAGTCCGAGATGGTGTCCTGCGACGAGGGCCACTTATTCTGCAAAACCTGCGTCAAGAGTCTGGCTGAGAGTAAACTGGGCGAGCAGTTGACTGTGAGTAAGGAATGGGTTCAAGTCTTCTGATCGCCTACAGGCCATCAGTTGTATGGATATGTCTGGATGCGCCAATCTGTTCACTGAAGGGGTACTGGCTCAAGTTCTCCCCACcaagacgctcgagctcTATCATCGATTGAAGCAGTACAAGGACCTGGAGATGGCGGAGATCGATGGCCTGGAGAGCTGTCCGTTCTGCCCCTACGCTGTCGTCATCGACAACGAGGCGGAGAAGCTATTCCACTGTCTCAACACTACGTGTCTGAAGGTGACTTGCAGGAAGTGCAAGCGGCCGGTAAGTTCGGCCAGGGGTAACAATGCCACCGCTGACCATGACCCAGGACCATATCCCAAAGCGGTGTGAAGGTGTGTTTCAATGACGATTGCCTCGCTAACTCTTCAAGAGGTCGAAGCCGACCTCAAGCTTGACAagcggcacgccgtcgaAGAGGCTATGTCGGAAGCGCTGATGCGCAAGTGCCCGAAGTGCTCCAAGCCGTATGTTAAGGAACACGGGTAAGTTGGGTGTGACCAGACAAACCAGCGTTCCTCTCTAACTTGGCCCAGTTGCAACAAAATTATGGTTGGTGACTCGGGGGCAAGCTCTGCTAACCCCAGTGTCACTCGTGTAATACAATGAGCTGCTACATTTGCCAGAAGGCCATTCCCGAAGGCTATGCGCACTTTGACCAAGGTATGAAGGCGCAACGGAGCGACACTCACACGCAGCTCCAGGTCGTCCCGCGGCTGAGCGCAAGTCTGGCAAGTGCCGGCTTTGGGACCAGAACGAGGCGCAGACAGAGGCACAACGCGTGAGCGAGCAAACCTTGTCGGCACTGACATGCAGATCCGTCAGGCCCGCGACACTGCGCAGCAGACAATCCTAGAGCGCGCTGCTCAGGAGGGAGTCGAGCTCAACGCAGATGACCTGCGtgtcgacgcgcccgaggcagcagctgccgctgctcggccggcggctgcggcgtaTGCTGCCATGCAGGCGGGACTGCCGCCTGGACTGCCGGCTGGTCGAGCAATTCAAAatgctcgcgccgcctggGCTCAGCACAACCCAGCGAACGCGGGGCCGAACCAACCAGGGGTGGAGGCACGGCTGCACTTTCTTGACGGAATGGGCCGTGCCGTCGCGGGGGGAGCCGAGCCTCTGCCTGGGGCGGCCGCTCTCCGTCGAGCTATGCAGTAAGCTCGATGTTCCAAAGTTCGAATTGTTTGTCATATGACCTCGTCTGACAACTACAGTGCCCGTCAACGCCCATTTCCACCTCTGGCCTATCCAATGCCACCTCTCCAACCTTTGCGACCAGTGGAACCTGCGCCCGACCTTCTAGCGCAAGTCCAGGCTGAACTGGCCTtgcttcgtcgtcctcctctgccTTTGCGACCACTCATTCCACCACACGGGCACCTCCATTtgccggcaccgccgccgtacaTGAACCCGGCCCAGCTTCTTGCGCCACTGGCCCAAGCCGACCTCGATAACATGAACCCATtccccaaccccaacccgGTGGTCTTTGTACCACCCCCGCTCCCTGGCGATATTGCCGCTGCCatcccacccccaccaccgaTGCCTCCCCTGGCATACCCTGGCTACCCTCCAGCGTTGGATGCCCTGCGGGAGCGCCTTCGCAATCAGCAAGACCATCTGTACTTGCCTCAGTTCCATCCGCCGCAGTAACGCGCGTTGTGTCTCCTCCCCTGTGTGTATCTCTATAGCATGGGCTGTTCCCTGACTGGCGCGATTCGCGCCCCACCATACCATTGTACTGTGCATGAGCGGGCATATATGCATGTAGCTGTGAAGTAAGTCGCATGATGGCCTGGGTTGGCCGGAGGGATTGGCCTCCACCCAacctccaccgccaccggGTGAAAGTGACAACACAATCCTTTCGTCAACTTGAACTCTCCCAAcccaccatgtcgtcgccaTTCAACCCGCTCACAGCGCTCACACCAGGGCTGCACGCGACGCCAGGCCTCGGCGCGTCCCCAAGCGTGCCGCTGCACCCGTTCCTGCtgccgtcggcctcgcccgccgccgcgtcgccgggcacgctgctcgccctGGCAGGCAGCTACTCTGCGCCGCTCACAAACCTCAACCTGGCCGGCACGCCTGCCGCTCAGCAACAGCTGTCCATCCCGGtccccctccctccgccaacagcagcgacagcgacgccgcagaccgaggcggacgacaCGCTCCGCGCAATCCCGGACAttgcgcgcctgctcgagcgcgccgaggccgtgcgcctcgagctgtCCAGTCTCGAGGGGAGCGTCTTCACGtccggcgagggcgccgagcgtAGCGGCGGGCTCGCGAGGTTGGAAGGTGAGTGCGCTGCGTTCGTGTGCCCAGCTCACCCCACGCAGCCCTGCAACTAGACTACGCGCAgacgctcctcgcgctcatccagctcggcggcacatacctcgtcggcgcgctgcccgTGCCCCTGTCGTCGGCGGtcccgccagcagcaccagcagcaggagcaggagcaggagcagggcCCGACGCTGCGCccccggcgagcacgaccccggcgccgacgtcgggcgtcggcgcgctcccgACCCCCGCGCAGCTGGCTACCTTCGCCgaggggcgcgcggcggccatgtTTGCCCGCCGGGAGGGCGTCAAGACTGCTGCCAAGGCTGTGCAGGACGTGCTGAAGGGGGCAGGGAAGTGAGGTCGTAGGTGGAGCAGAGTGGGAGAGAAGAgatggacggcgaggcgagggagAGTGCCGCGTGGGTGCGCGGAGGATGCGGGGTGACCGACCTCCATCCatcctcgctgtcctcgtaATACTAGGTCGAAGACACAGCATGTATCATTTGTATCTGCTGCGGTGTGGACGCTGGGCaagacgaggcggcgctggacgcTCGCAGTTGGGTAGTCCGACCTTCACCCCCGGGCTCATCGCTCGCTCCCCGCCTCGCGGACATACAAGCCACATGCATGTGGAACTAGATAGCACTAATCATGATTTATTGtcgtgtcggccgcgccCGGCGACCAGTCTATGGATATAGATTGTAAAGTATGCAGTACAGGAAGTGTGTGAACAGATAAATAGTCGCAACACCAGGATACAGGTGGCAGAGGTCGTCATTCTCCTCTACTCCTCGGCGAAGCGGATACGACGCTCACGGTCGTCTCGGATaggctcctcgtcctcgcccagcgGCGTGTTGTCGGCCTCGATTTGCGAAAACTCGGCCATAATGTCAATGACCTGCGGCTTGCCGCGCAGTCGGCGCAGGCTCCTTGTGCCACTCGCCTGCGACCCACCAGCAGTGGACGCAATGCTAGGCGCCTGTGTCTTGGACTTGGCCTGGAGGACCGACACTGCAGCGGGCTTGGGAGGCTCGGAAgcctcggccggcgggctgcggcgcagaggcggcgtggggcaACGCGCGACACGAGTAACCGgcacgtcctcctcgtcgtcggcgt
Encoded here:
- the RNF216_1 gene encoding E3 ubiquitin-protein ligase, encoding MPPRLNTAQADLDDDDIVVLNEAPVHMRPKARAAPILVLSSDEDEPGPSAPRGSGRGKRTRSSSSPILIEQPAPRKRKTPRVQTGDSAHSSAVNAEAGPSNQPAPGSDPQAPIVPKADYLVDLVVDIIPDICPDWVKTNLTQQIAALAPTSNVPGQDAVRIVIDMAFALDAYPKAGAAAAKAAPQDREAEDSQYTDPNYRKDKRTGLSYRSQALEVLESHFLMIPVGFIRQTFQTGGGFQLIPTYLILLRQQAGGPGLFAPLKKGRTETKGKNHALPDEDEWFNDPIVVRGGPDYHDPSGYVELRREKKQLIALMNKEKETKEAEIAAAKAAQEKEAAAAKAKEDAIKTGNAAECGCCFDMEPLSEMVSCDEGHLFCKTCVKSLAESKLGEQLTAISCMDMSGCANLFTEGVLAQVLPTKTLELYHRLKQYKDLEMAEIDGLESCPFCPYAVVIDNEAEKLFHCLNTTCLKVTCRKCKRPDHIPKRCEEVEADLKLDKRHAVEEAMSEALMRKCPKCSKPYVKEHGCNKIMCHSCNTMSCYICQKAIPEGYAHFDQGRPAAERKSGKCRLWDQNEAQTEAQRRTRGRTNQGWRHGCTFLTEWAVPSRGEPSLCLGRPLSVELCMPVNAHFHLWPIQCHLSNLCDQWNLRPTF
- the RNF216_1 gene encoding E3 ubiquitin-protein ligase, whose amino-acid sequence is MPPRLNTAQADLDDDDIVVLNEAPVHMRPKARAAPILVLSSDEDEPGPSAPRGSGRGKRTRSSSSPILIEQPAPRKRKTPRVQTGDSAHSSAVNAEAGPSNQPAPGSDPQAPIVPKADYLVDLVVDIIPDICPDWVKTNLTQQIAALAPTSNVPGQDAVRIVIDMAFALDAYPKAGAAAAKAAPQDREAEDSQYTDPNYRKDKRTGLSYRSQALEVLESHFLMIPVGFIRQTFQTGGGFQLIPTYLILLRQQAGGPGLFAPLKKGRTETKGKNHALPDEDEWFNDPIVVRGGPDYHDPSGYVELRREKKQLIALMNKEKETKEAEIAAAKAAQEKEAAAAKAKEDAIKTGNAAECGCCFDMEPLSEMVSCDEGHLFCKTCVKSLAESKLGEQLTAISCMDMSGCANLFTEGVLAQVLPTKTLELYHRLKQYKDLEMAEIDGLESCPFCPYAVVIDNEAEKLFHCLNTTCLKVTCRKCKRPDHIPKRCEEVEADLKLDKRHAVEEAMSEALMRKCPKCSKPYVKEHGCNKIMCHSCNTMSCYICQKAIPEGYAHFDQGRPAAERKSGKCRLWDQNEAQTEAQRARDTAQQTILERAAQEGVELNADDLRVDAPEAAAAAARPAAAAYAAMQAGLPPGLPAGRAIQNARAAWAQHNPANAGPNQPGVEARLHFLDGMGRAVAGGAEPLPGAAALRRAMQ